Proteins encoded together in one Deinococcus hopiensis KR-140 window:
- a CDS encoding transposase produces the protein MRVSAPVEVAGLDAFVQPYRSLFGDRRLFAGFCGAVAGILASGSTRVRQMARVTPALGVTAHAERRLRRLIHHQNQRTELNAETLTEQLQTQGAERVAGEAEVVVILDGSDLRKPHSQKLEHLDVVRDLKGNLVPGYHTLNAIALTPDGRQSLLYHRTYSTRSPGFLSENAVVLEALRQITRSLREVGVVRIIFVLDRGFDDLKVLKRRRRLKVDFVIRAQHVERRVRLQPTGENRALQAALQLAPVSHTFAMSRPVLREGKPSWRPTRAERRAQEIWVDEGKLQVHALHLHFPTRPKGEQQGWTLLTSLPVSPGVHAGQVVRLYLRRWSTKDVFSWTKTALGWEQVRVLQFEALRTLVAMAWLAAAFVFTLGETVETPEVKLLAHLGGAVPHKNRPPGKKTILLGRQRLCAAYLTRHTTRQSMQHPSEKTVIDRLLGPQ, from the coding sequence ATGAGGGTGTCAGCGCCGGTGGAAGTGGCTGGACTCGATGCTTTTGTCCAGCCGTATCGGAGTCTGTTTGGTGATCGACGGCTCTTTGCGGGGTTCTGCGGCGCGGTCGCTGGGATCCTGGCGAGTGGGTCAACACGGGTACGGCAGATGGCCCGGGTCACACCCGCGCTGGGTGTGACCGCCCATGCTGAGCGCCGGTTGCGACGGTTGATTCATCACCAGAATCAGCGGACCGAGCTGAATGCGGAGACGTTGACCGAGCAGCTCCAGACCCAGGGAGCAGAGCGTGTCGCAGGCGAGGCGGAAGTGGTGGTCATTCTCGATGGCTCAGACCTCCGCAAGCCCCACAGTCAGAAACTGGAACATCTGGATGTGGTGCGGGATCTGAAGGGCAACCTCGTTCCTGGATACCACACCCTCAACGCCATCGCGCTGACGCCCGACGGGCGTCAAAGCCTGCTGTATCACCGCACGTACAGCACGCGGAGTCCTGGTTTTTTGAGTGAGAACGCGGTCGTGCTCGAAGCGTTGAGGCAGATCACGCGGTCACTGCGCGAAGTGGGTGTGGTGCGCATCATCTTTGTCCTGGACCGGGGCTTCGATGACCTGAAGGTCTTGAAGCGACGGAGGCGGCTCAAGGTCGATTTCGTCATTCGTGCACAGCATGTTGAGCGGCGCGTTCGTCTGCAGCCCACGGGGGAAAACCGGGCCCTGCAAGCTGCGCTGCAGCTTGCTCCCGTATCACACACCTTCGCGATGTCCCGCCCCGTCCTGCGGGAGGGGAAGCCCAGCTGGCGGCCGACCCGAGCGGAGCGCCGGGCGCAGGAGATCTGGGTGGACGAGGGCAAACTCCAAGTGCACGCGCTCCATCTGCACTTCCCCACACGGCCCAAAGGCGAACAACAGGGCTGGACCCTGCTCACCAGCTTGCCCGTCTCGCCCGGCGTTCACGCCGGGCAGGTCGTGCGACTGTACCTGAGACGCTGGAGCACCAAAGACGTCTTTTCCTGGACCAAAACCGCGCTGGGATGGGAACAGGTTCGTGTCCTGCAGTTCGAAGCGCTGCGCACCCTGGTCGCCATGGCCTGGCTCGCCGCTGCCTTTGTCTTCACCCTCGGCGAGACGGTAGAGACACCGGAAGTGAAGCTGCTCGCTCATCTTGGTGGCGCTGTCCCCCACAAGAATCGACCACCGGGCAAGAAGACCATCTTGCTGGGACGACAGCGCTTGTGCGCTGCGTACCTCACCCGGCACACCACCCGCCAATCGATGCAACATCCATCCGAAAAAACCGTCATAGACAGGCTTCTCGGCCCTCAATGA
- a CDS encoding DNA polymerase III, giving the protein MTAALLHGPLLEQTGSFRGNALLLTGPAQVGKRDVALAVAAQHNCSGTRGVYGEACGTCPSCRALAMGAHPDLLTVEPRATTTTGKAARRKIIPIGVILAGRDKNREYETHVFEFLEVRPTFRRRVVVVAGAEYLGPEAANALLKLVEEPPHGALFVFLAEDLRAVLPTIVSRSARLGVMPAPDRALERALTLAGEAADPELIAFAAGRAGVMAEREAVRGALTDAREFTDTLESGLLPALDAAGALEKNWDATWHPEALRFIWRARPPHERARADAALEALRAALEAYANPSLSFQVFALRVREAFGLG; this is encoded by the coding sequence GTGACGGCCGCCCTGCTCCACGGGCCCCTGCTGGAACAGACCGGCAGTTTCCGGGGCAACGCCCTGCTGCTCACCGGGCCCGCCCAGGTGGGCAAGCGGGACGTGGCCCTCGCGGTGGCGGCGCAGCACAACTGCTCCGGCACGCGCGGGGTGTACGGCGAAGCCTGCGGAACCTGCCCGTCTTGCCGGGCGCTTGCCATGGGGGCACACCCGGACCTCCTGACGGTCGAGCCCCGTGCCACGACGACCACGGGCAAGGCGGCGCGGCGCAAGATCATTCCCATCGGGGTGATCCTGGCGGGACGTGACAAGAACCGCGAGTACGAGACGCACGTGTTCGAGTTCCTGGAGGTTCGCCCCACCTTTCGCCGCAGGGTGGTGGTGGTTGCTGGGGCTGAATACCTCGGGCCTGAGGCCGCCAACGCCCTGCTGAAGCTGGTGGAGGAGCCTCCGCACGGCGCACTGTTCGTCTTTCTGGCCGAGGACCTGCGCGCGGTGCTGCCCACCATCGTCAGCCGCAGCGCCCGTCTCGGCGTGATGCCTGCCCCGGACCGCGCCCTGGAACGCGCACTAACGCTGGCGGGGGAAGCGGCAGACCCCGAACTTATCGCCTTCGCAGCCGGGCGCGCGGGCGTGATGGCCGAACGCGAGGCCGTACGCGGCGCCCTGACCGACGCCAGAGAGTTCACAGACACCCTCGAAAGCGGCCTGTTGCCCGCCCTGGACGCTGCTGGGGCGCTGGAAAAGAACTGGGATGCCACCTGGCACCCCGAGGCGCTGCGTTTCATCTGGCGAGCCCGCCCTCCGCACGAACGCGCACGCGCCGACGCCGCCCTTGAAGCGTTGCGGGCAGCCCTGGAAGCCTACGCCAACCCCAGCCTCAGCTTTCAGGTCTTTGCCCTGCGCGTGCGGGAAGCGTTTGGACTCGGGTAG
- a CDS encoding benzoate/H(+) symporter BenE family transporter, whose translation MTTPASLTPRPALHTLLRDATPSAFLSGLIAILIGWAGPNVLIYAVAQNAHLSQGTAMSWLWAHAVLCGAGSVYLSLRTRTPILLTWSTPGIAFLLTALPGTPFPQAVGAFLISGVLVLLLGTFRALTGLIARIPPHLAAALNAAILLPFAFKAVTALGAQPVLVGGMMLAFFALRRLAPRWAVAGVLLVGMILSAALGLLHPAPVSFALTRPEVVVPQFTWQAAVNLALPLTLLAFTGQFVPGFAVLKTAGYMPEPAPIIRTCGGLSLGAALLGCHNLTLGAMITNVVIGPDAHPDADKRYTAGVFGGLINVLFGLFAGTFLHLMGLLPAEAIAALAGLALLNAMGSALQAALREAPGSLAAPVVLAVTLSGLSLLGIGAAFWGIMAGLGVHLAERQRSREARA comes from the coding sequence ATGACTACACCCGCTTCCCTCACCCCTCGCCCCGCCCTGCATACGCTGTTGAGGGACGCTACACCCAGCGCGTTTCTCAGCGGCCTGATCGCCATCCTGATTGGCTGGGCCGGGCCGAATGTGCTGATCTACGCGGTGGCGCAAAACGCACACCTCTCCCAGGGCACCGCGATGTCTTGGCTCTGGGCCCACGCGGTGCTGTGCGGGGCCGGCAGCGTGTATCTCAGCCTGCGCACCCGGACGCCCATCTTGCTCACATGGTCCACGCCGGGGATCGCCTTTCTCCTCACGGCGCTGCCGGGGACGCCCTTTCCGCAGGCGGTGGGGGCCTTCCTGATCTCGGGGGTTCTGGTGCTGCTGCTGGGCACCTTCCGGGCCCTCACCGGACTGATCGCGCGTATTCCCCCCCACCTCGCTGCCGCGCTGAACGCCGCCATCCTGCTGCCCTTCGCCTTCAAGGCCGTGACAGCCCTGGGCGCGCAGCCCGTGCTGGTGGGCGGCATGATGCTGGCCTTTTTCGCCTTGCGCCGCCTCGCGCCGCGCTGGGCCGTGGCGGGAGTGCTGCTCGTCGGCATGATCCTCAGCGCCGCGCTGGGCCTGCTGCATCCCGCGCCCGTCTCCTTTGCCCTCACCCGCCCCGAGGTGGTCGTGCCGCAGTTTACCTGGCAGGCCGCCGTGAACCTGGCGTTGCCGTTGACGCTGCTCGCCTTTACTGGGCAGTTCGTGCCGGGCTTCGCGGTGTTGAAGACTGCGGGGTACATGCCCGAACCTGCCCCGATCATCCGCACCTGTGGCGGCCTGAGCCTGGGCGCCGCGCTACTGGGCTGTCACAACCTGACGCTCGGCGCGATGATCACGAACGTGGTAATTGGCCCGGATGCCCACCCCGACGCGGACAAGAGGTATACGGCGGGCGTGTTCGGGGGGCTGATCAACGTCCTTTTCGGCTTGTTCGCCGGGACATTCCTGCACCTGATGGGTCTGCTCCCCGCAGAGGCCATCGCCGCCCTGGCCGGGTTGGCCCTGCTGAACGCGATGGGCAGCGCGCTTCAGGCCGCCCTGCGGGAAGCGCCCGGTTCACTGGCCGCACCCGTGGTCCTGGCCGTGACCCTTTCTGGCCTGAGCCTGCTGGGCATCGGGGCAGCGTTCTGGGGCATCATGGCAGGGCTGGGCGTCCACTTGGCTGAGCGGCAGCGCTCCCGTGAGGCCCGAGCGTGA
- a CDS encoding MBL fold metallo-hydrolase: protein MTQPLNVQPRQHGAAQVWTLPTGPLQENAVLVAGQSGGGFLIDPGDEPGRVLALVRGAGVTVRGILLTHAHFDHIGAVQPVREALGVSVFLHPGDLPLYRLGEVTASRWNLPFMQPADPESSIEQGQTFSAGGVTLTARELPGHAPGHVVFVGDGFVVAGDTLFQGSIGRTDLPGGDHGQLIAGIGRELLSLPDDTAVYPGHGPATTIGAERRTNPFLR, encoded by the coding sequence ATGACCCAGCCTCTCAACGTCCAGCCCAGGCAACACGGCGCAGCGCAGGTGTGGACCCTGCCCACCGGACCCCTACAGGAAAACGCAGTACTCGTGGCGGGGCAAAGCGGCGGAGGCTTCCTCATTGATCCCGGCGACGAGCCCGGGCGGGTGCTGGCGCTCGTGCGGGGAGCGGGTGTGACGGTGCGGGGCATTCTGCTGACCCACGCGCACTTTGACCATATCGGAGCGGTGCAGCCGGTGCGGGAGGCGCTCGGAGTCTCCGTGTTCCTCCACCCGGGGGATCTGCCCCTCTACCGCCTTGGCGAGGTCACGGCGTCCCGCTGGAACCTGCCCTTCATGCAGCCCGCTGATCCCGAATCCAGCATCGAACAGGGCCAGACCTTCAGCGCTGGAGGCGTGACCCTTACGGCCCGCGAACTGCCCGGCCACGCCCCCGGTCACGTCGTCTTCGTGGGTGACGGCTTTGTCGTGGCGGGAGACACCCTCTTTCAGGGCAGTATCGGGCGGACCGACCTGCCGGGGGGCGACCACGGGCAGCTGATCGCCGGAATCGGGCGAGAACTGCTGAGCTTGCCCGACGACACCGCTGTGTACCCGGGCCACGGTCCGGCCACCACCATCGGGGCCGAGCGGCGCACCAACCCCTTTCTACGGTGA
- a CDS encoding APH(3') family aminoglycoside O-phosphotransferase codes for MTLTLPESLRRVLPAARWEPVTGGKSGAGVWRAQRYVVKVQERGGVSASTLLQERERLRWLAGRVPVPQVVGHEVTATHEYLAMTRLPGVPMDHPDALLHPERITDLLARALRELHAVPVRECPFNVTLPVALRLAREKVQAGAVDESDFDDERRGWTAAEVWNELVRTRPEREDVVVTHGDAWLPNFILNGEYVEGLVDVGRAGLADRHADLALTHHSLTHSLGAQWAERFLDLYGRTLVDEGKLAYYRLLDELF; via the coding sequence ATGACCCTGACCCTGCCCGAGTCCCTGCGCCGCGTGCTCCCCGCTGCCCGTTGGGAACCCGTGACGGGGGGCAAGAGCGGCGCGGGGGTGTGGCGCGCCCAGCGCTACGTGGTGAAGGTGCAGGAGCGGGGCGGCGTGTCTGCCTCCACCCTGTTGCAGGAACGCGAGCGGTTGCGCTGGCTGGCGGGCCGGGTGCCCGTGCCGCAGGTGGTGGGCCACGAGGTCACGGCCACCCACGAGTACCTCGCCATGACGCGCCTGCCCGGCGTGCCCATGGATCACCCCGACGCCCTGCTGCACCCCGAGCGGATCACGGACCTGCTCGCCCGCGCTCTGCGCGAACTGCACGCCGTGCCCGTCCGGGAGTGTCCCTTCAACGTGACCCTCCCCGTGGCCCTGCGCCTCGCCCGCGAAAAGGTTCAGGCGGGTGCTGTGGACGAAAGCGACTTCGACGATGAGCGGCGGGGCTGGACAGCGGCAGAGGTCTGGAATGAACTCGTCCGAACGCGCCCTGAGCGCGAGGACGTGGTGGTCACGCACGGCGACGCCTGGCTGCCCAACTTCATCCTGAACGGCGAATACGTGGAAGGGCTGGTGGACGTGGGCCGCGCCGGACTGGCCGATAGGCACGCGGACCTCGCCCTCACCCATCACAGCCTGACCCACAGCCTGGGGGCCCAGTGGGCGGAGCGCTTTCTGGATCTGTATGGACGAACGCTGGTGGACGAGGGGAAGCTGGCGTATTACCGGCTGCTGGATGAGTTGTTCTGA
- a CDS encoding metallophosphoesterase family protein: MTRYDAGVRLLLLSDIHANYPALEAVLKDAEPRHFDAVVHLGDALGYGPFPREVLNTLRDIDATCLLGNHEQMLLEYADNRREKRDSVVSAPLLWQLARLSKLDLALIRGWRDGVDDPALGARFRHGTPVSLDVYTDSVPAARDAFARWQGRLGFVGHTHVAAVYATLNAPVGEWIKVQPFPEGGSYLVPPSARLILNPGSVGQPRDGNPNASYGIYDSARGLFEVFRVPYNVERTQEAILAAGLPPVLATRLAIGK; the protein is encoded by the coding sequence ATGACCCGCTATGATGCAGGGGTGCGGCTACTGCTGCTTTCTGACATCCACGCGAACTATCCGGCCCTGGAGGCCGTGCTGAAGGACGCCGAACCCCGGCACTTCGACGCGGTCGTTCATCTGGGCGACGCGCTGGGCTACGGGCCCTTTCCGCGTGAGGTTCTGAACACCCTGCGGGACATTGACGCCACCTGCCTGCTGGGCAACCACGAGCAGATGCTGTTGGAGTACGCCGACAACCGCCGTGAAAAACGCGACAGCGTGGTATCGGCCCCCCTGCTGTGGCAGCTGGCGCGGCTGTCCAAGCTTGACCTCGCGCTGATCCGCGGCTGGCGTGATGGTGTGGACGACCCGGCCCTCGGAGCGCGCTTCCGGCACGGCACCCCCGTCAGTCTGGACGTGTACACCGACTCGGTACCGGCGGCGCGCGACGCCTTCGCGCGCTGGCAGGGCCGTCTGGGATTTGTGGGCCACACCCACGTCGCGGCCGTTTACGCCACCCTCAACGCGCCGGTGGGCGAGTGGATCAAGGTGCAACCCTTTCCTGAGGGCGGCAGCTATCTGGTGCCCCCCAGCGCCCGCCTGATCCTGAACCCTGGCAGCGTGGGCCAGCCCCGCGACGGCAACCCGAACGCCAGCTACGGCATCTACGACAGCGCGCGTGGCCTCTTTGAGGTGTTCCGGGTGCCCTACAACGTGGAGCGGACCCAGGAGGCCATCCTCGCCGCTGGTCTGCCGCCAGTGTTGGCGACGCGCCTGGCCATCGGAAAATGA
- a CDS encoding DUF2270 domain-containing protein, with the protein MPGMGGGPGAVAPGLRDVSYSTNAANALIHLYRAEVGKMTAYRQRLDMTTNWSVVTTAGLASFALGDPNNSHATFLFAMFMNYFFLRLEARRFRTYEIARHRVRIMERFFYPAMLGDRVDPGWHHLLLAELSKPRSPMSRADALGWRLNRNYLWIYTAVLLAWFAKLDLAQPKGWVLEFPEALSLADIGNFPGWLVFAGVFVFYAFLIVLAIRAARMYPLEEG; encoded by the coding sequence ATGCCGGGAATGGGAGGAGGCCCTGGAGCCGTGGCCCCAGGCCTCAGAGACGTGAGCTACAGCACAAACGCAGCCAACGCGCTAATTCACCTCTACCGCGCGGAGGTGGGCAAGATGACGGCCTACCGCCAGCGCCTCGACATGACCACCAACTGGTCCGTGGTCACCACTGCCGGCCTTGCCAGCTTCGCCCTCGGAGATCCCAACAACAGCCACGCCACCTTCCTATTCGCCATGTTCATGAACTATTTTTTTCTACGACTCGAAGCCCGGCGTTTCCGCACCTACGAGATTGCCCGGCACCGCGTACGTATCATGGAACGCTTCTTCTACCCGGCCATGCTGGGAGACCGGGTGGACCCCGGCTGGCACCACCTGCTGCTGGCGGAACTGAGTAAGCCGCGCAGCCCCATGAGCCGTGCCGACGCGCTGGGATGGCGGCTGAACCGCAATTACCTGTGGATCTATACGGCGGTGTTATTGGCGTGGTTCGCCAAGCTGGACCTTGCCCAGCCCAAGGGGTGGGTGCTGGAGTTCCCAGAGGCCCTGTCGCTGGCCGACATCGGCAACTTTCCGGGGTGGCTGGTCTTTGCGGGCGTCTTCGTGTTCTACGCCTTCCTCATTGTGCTTGCCATCCGCGCGGCGCGGATGTATCCGCTGGAAGAGGGGTAG
- a CDS encoding CDP-alcohol phosphatidyltransferase family protein — MTHGKARPAREWAAERLFRPLAERLVPPLARCRVNPLHIVVTHTALGVFAGALLRRGHHVTPAVLLQVKTLLDNLDGQLARATAQTTETGRYLDSEGDVLVNAAVLVGLAGRWGLPLTALLSLVLTVDYLWERDHRAARDEVFRSPPASHEDDARVLAALKLAYAAYFTPQERVLDALFERRLIAVTGGPPSPEQRLAYTPRAINRVAVNLGLSTQLLALGVCLALHRPKVYLWSLPGQAFLLASVQVWREGQVRKVLALPAVAEGKDGPG; from the coding sequence TTGACGCACGGCAAGGCCCGCCCCGCCCGTGAATGGGCTGCCGAACGTCTCTTCCGGCCCCTGGCCGAGCGGCTGGTGCCGCCCCTGGCCCGCTGCCGGGTCAATCCCCTCCACATCGTCGTGACGCACACGGCGCTGGGTGTGTTCGCCGGCGCGTTGCTGCGCCGGGGACACCACGTCACGCCCGCCGTGCTGCTGCAGGTCAAGACGCTGCTTGACAACCTTGACGGTCAGCTGGCCCGCGCCACCGCCCAGACCACCGAGACGGGACGTTACCTCGACTCGGAGGGAGACGTCCTGGTCAACGCCGCGGTACTGGTGGGTCTGGCTGGACGCTGGGGCCTGCCGCTTACCGCGCTGCTGAGCCTCGTGCTGACCGTCGACTACCTGTGGGAGCGCGACCACCGCGCCGCTCGGGACGAGGTGTTTCGCTCGCCACCCGCTTCCCATGAGGACGACGCCCGCGTGCTGGCGGCCCTGAAACTCGCGTACGCCGCTTACTTCACGCCGCAGGAGCGGGTACTGGACGCCCTGTTCGAGCGGCGGCTAATCGCCGTGACGGGCGGCCCACCCAGCCCCGAACAGCGCCTCGCCTATACGCCGCGCGCTATCAACCGCGTGGCGGTGAACCTGGGCCTCAGCACGCAGCTCCTCGCCCTGGGCGTGTGCTTGGCGTTGCACCGCCCGAAGGTCTACCTCTGGAGCCTGCCCGGACAGGCGTTCCTGCTGGCAAGCGTGCAGGTGTGGCGGGAAGGGCAGGTGCGGAAGGTGCTGGCCCTCCCGGCAGTGGCAGAGGGAAAAGACGGGCCCGGGTGA
- a CDS encoding AAA family ATPase gives MSPTLLVISGLPASGKTHLASQLAPWLGWPLVTKDDYKAILHRHLPDLSHTQAGPLSFELLYRVAAVVLAAGGSAVLETHFHRGVSEAKIHALAGEARLLQVFCEAPLDELRRRHTERVTSGARPHIDLPFDHAELPPSACWTPLELNGPLLRLDTTCPDPEETARAWVQANTMKSAPVPMT, from the coding sequence GTGTCCCCCACCCTGCTCGTCATTTCCGGCCTGCCCGCTTCCGGCAAGACGCACCTCGCCTCACAACTCGCCCCCTGGCTGGGTTGGCCACTGGTTACGAAAGACGACTACAAGGCAATCTTGCACCGTCACCTGCCGGACCTAAGCCACACCCAGGCTGGACCGCTCAGTTTTGAGCTGCTGTATCGCGTAGCGGCGGTGGTACTGGCGGCGGGAGGAAGCGCCGTGCTGGAGACGCACTTTCACCGGGGGGTGAGCGAAGCGAAAATTCACGCGCTGGCAGGTGAGGCGCGGCTCCTCCAGGTCTTTTGCGAGGCTCCGCTGGACGAACTTCGGCGGCGACACACGGAGCGCGTGACCTCTGGGGCCCGGCCCCATATTGACCTGCCCTTCGATCACGCCGAGTTGCCTCCCAGCGCCTGCTGGACCCCACTGGAACTCAACGGGCCACTCCTGCGCCTGGATACGACGTGCCCAGACCCGGAAGAAACAGCCCGGGCGTGGGTACAGGCGAATACGATGAAGAGCGCCCCCGTCCCTATGACGTGA
- a CDS encoding PLP-dependent aminotransferase family protein — protein sequence MDRVRWSALLMGWGKEPGPRYAQLAGALRDCIRDGQLRAGDALPAERRLAELLHLSRSTVVTAYDTLAGEGWVTRRQGSGTHVSPTAPRQAALLALRSPVPASTLSGEGQADLLDLTIAVPTLTPAHRVRLEQASAGAFADSAYYPLGLPELRVFLAGLYTREGLPTTPEQVIVTSGAQQAITLIAQTFLGRGDLALLETPTYFGAIDAFRAAGAELRGLRLGPEGVSPDSLHAALPLGPRLVFLTPTFQNPTGTVIPPRMRERLAALVTDAGLPTIEDDTLIDLGFGGTTAPRLSTFAPQGTVINVGSLSKLFWAGLRLGWLRAPTSLLPALVQAKTLADFGSALPSQVIALNLLRDLDTLREERRETVITARDTLVDLLRKHLPEWTFTPPPGGQFLWVQLPTRNATAFTHFAYRFGVRLFPGASMGTGELPDTSLRLPFTLPPEQLPEAVARLRAAWETFRERGPGERLA from the coding sequence ATGGACCGCGTGCGCTGGTCGGCACTCCTGATGGGCTGGGGCAAAGAGCCCGGGCCGCGCTATGCCCAGCTTGCGGGGGCGCTCCGCGACTGCATTCGGGACGGCCAGTTGCGGGCAGGCGACGCCCTGCCCGCCGAGCGGCGACTGGCCGAACTGCTGCACCTCAGCCGCAGCACGGTGGTCACGGCCTACGACACTTTGGCAGGTGAGGGCTGGGTTACGCGGCGACAGGGCAGCGGCACCCACGTCTCACCCACTGCGCCCCGTCAGGCCGCGCTGCTCGCGCTGCGGAGCCCGGTGCCTGCCAGCACCCTTTCAGGCGAGGGGCAGGCCGATCTGCTGGACCTCACCATCGCCGTGCCCACCTTGACCCCGGCCCACCGTGTCCGCCTGGAGCAGGCGAGTGCGGGGGCGTTTGCCGACTCCGCGTATTACCCGCTGGGCCTGCCGGAATTGCGGGTGTTTCTCGCCGGGCTCTACACCCGTGAGGGGCTGCCCACCACCCCCGAGCAGGTCATCGTGACGAGCGGTGCCCAGCAGGCCATCACCCTGATCGCGCAGACCTTTCTGGGTCGGGGGGACCTCGCGCTGCTGGAAACCCCCACCTATTTCGGGGCCATTGACGCCTTTCGGGCCGCAGGAGCCGAGCTGCGCGGCCTGCGGCTGGGGCCGGAAGGCGTCTCGCCCGACAGTCTGCACGCCGCCTTGCCGCTTGGTCCCCGCCTCGTTTTCCTCACGCCCACCTTCCAGAACCCGACGGGGACCGTCATTCCCCCCCGGATGCGCGAACGTCTCGCCGCACTCGTTACGGACGCAGGCCTGCCCACCATCGAGGACGACACCCTCATTGACCTCGGCTTCGGGGGCACGACTGCGCCCCGCCTGTCCACCTTTGCACCGCAGGGCACGGTCATCAATGTCGGCTCGCTGAGCAAGTTGTTCTGGGCCGGACTGCGTCTGGGGTGGCTGCGCGCCCCGACATCCCTGCTGCCCGCACTGGTGCAAGCCAAGACACTTGCGGACTTCGGCTCGGCGCTCCCCAGCCAGGTGATCGCCCTGAACCTGCTGCGCGATCTGGACACCCTGCGTGAGGAGCGCCGCGAAACCGTCATCACCGCCCGCGACACACTGGTGGACCTCCTACGCAAGCATTTGCCCGAGTGGACGTTCACACCACCACCTGGCGGACAGTTCCTATGGGTCCAGCTTCCCACCCGCAACGCCACCGCCTTTACCCACTTCGCATACCGCTTCGGCGTGCGGCTCTTTCCCGGAGCTTCGATGGGCACCGGCGAACTGCCGGACACGTCCCTGCGCCTGCCCTTTACCCTGCCGCCAGAGCAACTGCCCGAAGCGGTGGCCCGGCTAAGGGCGGCGTGGGAGACGTTCCGGGAGCGGGGACCGGGCGAGCGGCTGGCGTAG